The following proteins are encoded in a genomic region of Diabrotica virgifera virgifera chromosome 1, PGI_DIABVI_V3a:
- the LOC114326368 gene encoding enhancer of yellow 2 transcription factor, translating to MPQDYDSKVSLHLDINHGLERVTELVQTRLIESGWRDQVKLACRKAILENGEKHPPTVDELITQITPKARSMVPDAVKRELLHELELILVNVDKAGYSKNF from the exons ATGCCTCAAGATTATGATTCAAAAGTTAGTTTGCATTTGGATATTAATCATGGTCTAGAAAG AGTAACGGAATTAGTTCAGACTAGGCTTATTGAAAGTGGCTGGAGAGATCAGGTGAAGTTAGCTTGTCGTAAGGCAATTTTGGAAAATGGTGAAAAACACCCCCCTACTGTAGATGAATTAATAACTCAAATTACACCAAAAGCAAGGTCTATGGTACCAGATGCTGTGAAAAGGGAGCTTCTGCACGAATTGGAATTAATTTTAGTTAATGTGGACAAAGCTGGATacagtaaaaatttttaa